One Labrus mixtus chromosome 22, fLabMix1.1, whole genome shotgun sequence genomic window carries:
- the LOC132956283 gene encoding beta-2-microglobulin-like — MKNVMFSLLLCVLLHTVCSMSGKSKVNVYSRDLGQWGKKNTLICHVSNIPPPPVISFDLLKNGQVISGSHQSDLAFDGDWDYYLTKHVTFTPAKGDRYSCRVTHMGKVNNYEWEPDE; from the exons ATGAAGAATGTaatgttctctctgctgctctgtgtgctccTTCACACGGTGTGTTCAATGTCCGGGAAAT CAAAGGTGAACGTGTACAGTCGTGACCTGGGTCAGTGGGGGAAGAAGAACACCTTGATCTGTCACGTGAGTAATATCCCCCCTCCACCTGTCATCTCCTTCGACCTGCTGAAAAACGGACAGGTGATCTCGGGGAGCCATCAGTCCGACCTGGCTTTTGACGGGGACTGGGACTACTACTTGACCAAACATGTTACCTTCACCCCCGCCAAAGGAGACCGGTACTCGTGCAGGGTCACACACATGGGCAAAGTGAACAACTACGAGTGGG aACCGGATGAGTGA
- the LOC132956400 gene encoding prolactin-like isoform X2, protein MSANIRKVWVEVVCVLLCSSLSGVCSAPLCMNGQNGCHILSLSDLFDRVIQHSARMHGISNDLHSEFEQYFLPSKNQIGRVSRNCHTSTILTPNGKENAQRMARQELTEVILKLLLAWRDPLWHFHQSMAHHPDFNKFSSNKALEMSDMVHELRKGVEKVAEKMQMSGIISNSVSSLASPEAPLPANGHKWRLMKDYDLLYCFRRDSNKVQNYLKILKCRIVPEHGC, encoded by the exons ATGTCTGCAAACATCAGAAAGG tttGGGTGGAGGTAGTCTGTGTGTTGCTCTGCAGTAGTTTGAGCGGTGTGTGTTCAGCTCCTCTCTGTATGAACGGTCAGAATGGCTGTCACATCCTCTCCTTGTCTGACCTGTTTGATCGAGTAATCCAACACTCTGCCAGGATGCACGGCATCTCCAATGACCTACACTCAGAGTTT GAGCAGTACTTCCTGCCTAGTAAGAATCAGATCGGCCGGGTCAGTCGTAACTGTCACACCTCCACCATATTAACCCCCAATGGAAAAGAGAACGCTCAGAGGATGGCG AGACAGGAGCTGACGGAGGTGattctgaagctgctgctggccTGGAGGGATCCTCTGTGGCACTTCCACCAGAGTATGGCTCACCATCCCGACTTCAACAAATTCAGCTCCAACAAAGCTCTGGAGATGAGCGACATGGTGCACGAGCTACGCAAAGGTGTAGAGAAGGTGGCTGAGAAG ATGCAGATGTCGGGGATCATCAGTAACTCTGTCAGCAGTCTGGCCTCTCCTGAAGCTCCTCTGCCAGCCAATGGTCACAAGTGGCGTCTGATGAAGGACTACGACCTTCTTTACTGTTTTCGCAGAGACTCCAACAAGGTGCAGAACTACCTGAAGATCCTGAAGTGTCGCATCGTTCCAGAGCACGGCTGCTGA
- the hspa14 gene encoding heat shock 70 kDa protein 14 yields MAAIGVHFGYTCACVAVFKDGRADVVANDAGDRVTPAVVAYRDTEQIVGIAAKQGRFRNAANTVVKVKQVLGRSFDDPETQTHGSETKCQVVNRDQKVFYEISAGDQTDFISPENVAKLIFNKMKETAQSAVGSDVTEAVITVPFEFAHAQKRALREAAEAAGFHVLRLIHEPAAALLAYDVGQESSSGKSHVLVWKLGGTSLSVTVLQVNGGMFRVLNTHTDHSIGGESFTQALAQHLAAEFKRTFKHDVSSNVRAMLKLMSGADMAKHSLSSLGSANCFVDSLYDGVDFDCSISRARFELLCSSLFNKSIQPIRALLEVAGLSTTDINKVVLCGGSARIPRLQQMIREMFPDVELLSSAPPDEVIAVGAALQAGLLVGRDGLRPEEESVTVDVSATDILLKELNESGAELFTVLLPAGTPLPARRHHVLRGGGTLSSLCVGIYQRLVSRQPEKLAQIILRDLQPSEEHNVDTVLTMKRDGSLHVSCVDQSSGRSEVVTVAAAS; encoded by the exons ATGGCAGCGATAGGAGTTCATTTCGGGTATACTTGCGCATGTGTTGCGGTTTTTAAG gatggACGTGCCGATGTCGTTGCTAACGATGCCGGAGACAGAGTGACTCCAGCTGTGGTGGCCTACAGAGACACtgaacag ATAGTCGGGATTGCAGCGAAGCAGGGACGTTTCCGAAACGCTGCAAACACTGTGGTGAAGGTGAAACAAGTGCTGGGAAGAAG CTTCGATGATCCAGAGACTCAGACGCACGGATCAGAGACAAAGTGTCAG GTGGTGAACCGGGATCAGAAGGTGTTTTATGAGATCTCAGCAGGAGATCAGACTGATTTCATTTCTCCAGAGAATGTCGCCAAACTCATCTTCAACAAGAtgaaag aaacagcTCAGTCAGCTGTTGGCTCTGATGTCACTGAGGCCGTGATCACCGTCCCCTTTGAGTTTGCACATGCTCAGAAGAGAGCTCTGAG agaAGCAGCTGAGGCTGCTGGCTTTCACGTCCTTCGTCTGATTCATGAACCGGCGGCAGCTCTTCTGGCGTACGACGTGGGACAGGAGAGTTCATCAGGGAAgag TCATGTTCTGGTGTGGAAGCTGGGTGGGACTTCCCTCAGTGTGACGGTTCTGCAAGTGAACGGAGGAATGTTCCGGGTTCTCAACACTCACACTGATCACAGCATTGGAGGAGAGAGCTTCACGCAGGCGCTCGCTCAGCACCTCGCCGCAGAGTTCAAACG cACGTTCAAACACGATGTCAGCTCTAACGTTCGTGCGATGTTGAAGCTGATGAGCGGAGCTGACATGGCCAAacactctctgtcctctctgggaTCAGCAAACTGTTTCGTCGACTCGCTGTATGATGGCGTCGACTTCGACTGCAGCATCTCCAG AGCTCGCTTTGAGCTGCTGTGCTCGTCACTTTTTAACAAGAGCATCCAGCCAATCAGGGCCCTTCTGGAGGTGGCGGGACTTTCCACCACAGACATTAACAAG GTGGTCCTGTGCGGCGGCTCAGCCCGGATCCCTCGCTTGCAGCAGATGATCAGGGAAATGTTTCCTGACGTAGAGCTACTGAGCTCGGCACCTCCTGATGAGGTCATCGCTGTGGGTGCAGCCCTGCAGGCGGGGTTACTGGTGGGCAGGGACGGGCTGAGACCTGAAGAGGAGTCGGTCACTGTTGATGTTTCTGCCACTGACATCCTGTTGAAG GAGCTCAATGAATCTGGAGCAGAGTTGTTCACTGTGCTCCTCCCCGCGGGCACGCCCCTCCCTGCACGCAGACATCATGtcctgagaggaggggggacgCTGTCCTCCCTCTGTGTGGGGATCTACCAGAGATTAGTCTCCAGGCAACCAGAGAAGCttgctcag ATTATCCTGAGAGACCTGCAGCCGTCAGAGGAACACAACGTGGACACTGTGCTCACCATGAAGAg ggacGGCTCACTGCATGTGTCCTGTGTGGATCAGAGCAGTGGGAGGTCAGAGGTGGTCACTGTTGCAGCTGCTTCATGA
- the rint1 gene encoding RAD50-interacting protein 1, which yields MAASEAETMRKQTDHFLNPEDPGHLQHLVQDSVQESVLDFLLNEVGGDLKSLKKAGDLLERLREENTELEEQVLSVSCSVPPKVSAALNAAEDAQCSLEKLLQRERFISNTLHQHLQGAQSWMDNLSQTLNQVDTIERHMKYLRCLHHVEELSAAVQQCLMTSSVWEAIRAVDSMAGLDAGLNESACIYLRDFVRKTLLFWHKIIKDRLSSDFEKVLTQLHWPIISPPTQSLTPTANGQEIHSQLELLVTQLLALQTSDDLISQRASVSFVSSFPPGSSATPLSQAPPLCLPIQIMLLPLNRRFRYHFYGNRQTNSLSKPEWYLTQVLMWIGNSSTFMKEKIQPILDRAGASISARVELCRGLLSLVQEKVSSDASKLLYEDALFCHLVEEVLQFEKELRSNHSYPAVLPGLLHLLLEDSILQKWLTVEKKMAVEKMDAMLSADGAWSSQYKDISDLDELKAPDCAETFMTLLQVITERYRPLPSPSAQLKFLELQRELVDDFRIRLTQVMKEESRSPLSARYCAILNAVNYICTILGDWGDNVFFLQLQQAAVSLEEEAVLGGLGVMEVGRLASLEGSLFEGLLSLLDRLKADMMGRLLEWTMREITEKSKPYCMDRWLSLPSQHDVSTMMLSSSACPMMLCVRDRLLNLHQVLSLSLFQLAWQGLAERLDNFLYQEVILCNHFSEGGAAQLQFDMNRNLFPLFGHYCKRPENFFKHVKEACIVLCLSVGSAILLKNLLKESEEENRECVGAGDPSPESALNELGVFCLAACDVLILLNLRASWHSNSSF from the exons ATGGCGGCGTCCGAAGCAGAAACCATGAGAAAACAGACAGATCACTTTTTAAACCCTGAAGACCCGGGACACCTGCAGCACCTGGTGCAGGACTCGGTGCAGGAGTCGGTGCTGGACTTCCTGCTGAATGAGGTCGGAGGTGACCTGAAGTCTCTGAAGAAGGCGGGAGACCTTCTggagagactgagagaggagaacacagAGCTGGAGGAACAG gttctctctgtctcctgctcTGTTCCTCCTAAAGTATCTGCAGCTCTGAATGCTGCTGAGGACGCTCAGTGTTCACTGgaaaagctgctgcagagagagcgaTTCATCTCCAACACACTGCaccag CACCTGCAGGGGGCGCAGTCCTGGATGGATAATCTCAGCCAGACACTGAACCAAGTGGACACCATAGAGAGACACATGAAGTACCTGCGGTGCCTTCATCATGTGGAGGAACTCAG CGCTGCAGTCCAGCAGTGTCTGATGACCAGCAGTGTCTGGGAGGCCATCAGGGCAGTGGACAGCATGGCTGGTCTGGATGCTGGACTAAACGAGTCGGCTTGCATTTACCTCCGGGACTTTGTCCGAAAAACTCTTCTCTTCTGGCACAAAATCATCAAGGACCGACTCTCTAG tgattttgaaAAAGTTCTTACTCAACTTCATTGGCCAATCATTTCCCCTCCGACCCAATCACTGACTCCCACTGCAAACGGTCAGGAGATCCACAGCCAGCTGGAGCTGCTGGTCACACAGCTGCTGGCTCTGCAGACCTC TGATGACCTCATCTCACAGAGAGCTTCAGTCTCTTTCGTATCCTCCTTCCCACCTGGTTCATCAGCCACACCTCTCTCTCAGGCACCGCCCCTCTGCCTGCCAATCCAGATTATGCTACTGCCGCTCAACAGGAGGTTCAGATACCATTTCTATGGAAATCGACAGACCAACTCCCTCAGCAAG CCGGAATGGTACCTCACTCAGGTTCTGATGTGGATTGGAAATAGCTCCACCTTCATGAAGGAAAAAATCCAGCCCATCCTGGACCGAGCTGGAGCCTCCATCAGCGCCCGG GTGGAGCTGTGTCGTGGCCTGTTGTCTCTAGTGCAGGAGAAGGTGTCGAGTGATGCCTCCAAGCTGCTCTACGAGGATGCTCTCTTCTGCCACCTGGTGGAGGAGGTGCTGCAGTTTGAGAAGGAGTTGAGGAGTAACCACTCTTACCCAGCAGTGCTGCCAGGCCTGCTCCACTTGCTGCTGGAGGACTCCATCCTGCAGAAGTGGCTCACAGTTGAGAAGAAGA TGGCGGTGGAGAAGATGGACGCCATGCTGTCTGCAGACGGGGCGTGGAGCTCGCAGTATAAAGACATCAGTGATCTGGACGAGCTGAAGGCTCCAGATTGTGCTGAGACATTCATGACTCTGCTGCAGGTCATCACAG AGCGATACCGGCCGTTACCCTCTCCCTCCGCTCAGCTGAAGTTtctggagctgcagagagaactGGTGGATGACTTTCGCATACGACTCACACAG GTGATGAAGGAGGAGTCTCGCTCTCCACTCTCCGCTCGTTATTGTGCCATCCTGAATGCTGTGAACTACATCTGCACCATCCTGGGAGACTGGGGAGACAATGTG ttctttctACAGCTGCAGCAGGCAGCGGTATCCCTCGAGGAGGAGGCGGTACTGGGAGGACTGGGAGTGATGGAGGTGGGTCGTCTGGCTTCGCTGGAAGGTTCTTTGTTTGAAGgattgttgtcgttgttggatcGACTCAAAGCAGACATGATGGGACGGCTGCTGGAGTGGACCATGAGAGAAATAACCGAAAAGTCCAAACCATACTGCATGGACAG GTGGTTGTCCCTCCCCTCCCAGCATGACGTGTCCACTATGATGCTGTCCAGCTCAGCGTGTCCAATGATGCTTTGTGTGAGGGACCGACTGTTGAACCTCCATCAGGTCCTAAGTCTGTCTCTGTTCCAGCTGGCGTGGCAAGGACTCGCTGAGAGACTCGACAACTTCCTGTACCAGGAG gtgatcCTGTGTAATCACTTCAGTGAGGGCGGGGCTGCTCAGCTTCAGTTCGACATGAATAGAAATCTGTTTCCTCTGTTTGGACATTACTGCAAGAGACCCGAGAACTTCTTTaaaca
- the LOC132956400 gene encoding prolactin-like isoform X1: MSVLSVFNAFPFINDCLIDLSLSVVWVEVVCVLLCSSLSGVCSAPLCMNGQNGCHILSLSDLFDRVIQHSARMHGISNDLHSEFEQYFLPSKNQIGRVSRNCHTSTILTPNGKENAQRMARQELTEVILKLLLAWRDPLWHFHQSMAHHPDFNKFSSNKALEMSDMVHELRKGVEKVAEKMQMSGIISNSVSSLASPEAPLPANGHKWRLMKDYDLLYCFRRDSNKVQNYLKILKCRIVPEHGC, translated from the exons ATGtctgttctctctgtttttaatgccTTCCCTTTTATTAATGATTGTCTgattgatctctctctctctgtagtttGGGTGGAGGTAGTCTGTGTGTTGCTCTGCAGTAGTTTGAGCGGTGTGTGTTCAGCTCCTCTCTGTATGAACGGTCAGAATGGCTGTCACATCCTCTCCTTGTCTGACCTGTTTGATCGAGTAATCCAACACTCTGCCAGGATGCACGGCATCTCCAATGACCTACACTCAGAGTTT GAGCAGTACTTCCTGCCTAGTAAGAATCAGATCGGCCGGGTCAGTCGTAACTGTCACACCTCCACCATATTAACCCCCAATGGAAAAGAGAACGCTCAGAGGATGGCG AGACAGGAGCTGACGGAGGTGattctgaagctgctgctggccTGGAGGGATCCTCTGTGGCACTTCCACCAGAGTATGGCTCACCATCCCGACTTCAACAAATTCAGCTCCAACAAAGCTCTGGAGATGAGCGACATGGTGCACGAGCTACGCAAAGGTGTAGAGAAGGTGGCTGAGAAG ATGCAGATGTCGGGGATCATCAGTAACTCTGTCAGCAGTCTGGCCTCTCCTGAAGCTCCTCTGCCAGCCAATGGTCACAAGTGGCGTCTGATGAAGGACTACGACCTTCTTTACTGTTTTCGCAGAGACTCCAACAAGGTGCAGAACTACCTGAAGATCCTGAAGTGTCGCATCGTTCCAGAGCACGGCTGCTGA